Part of the Thermoanaerobaculia bacterium genome is shown below.
CGGTGACGTTCTGCAACGAGAGCTTCGAGAATCTCGCGTTCGGCAACGCCGCGCTCCCGGGGTCGATCTCCGGGACGAAGTTCAACGACGCCAACGGCAACGGGCTGCCCGACGCGGGCGAAGCGGGCGTGGCGGGCGTGACCATCAACCTCTTCGCCGGCGACTCGGCGTCCGGAGCGCCGGCGGCGACTGCGACGACCGACGCGAACGGCGCGTTCTCCTTCGGCGACCTCGCGGCCGGAACGTATGCGCTCACGGAAGATCTTCCGGCGGGGTACCGGCAGACCGTGCCCGGAGGCGACGGCGCGCTCGTCGTCGCGCTCGCCCCCGGCCAGTCAATGACCGACGCGCTCTTCGGGAACCAGCTCGCGACGGGCGCGATTACCGGCACGAAGTTCGACGACGTCAACGGCAACGGCGTGCGCGACGCGGGAGAGGCCGGGCTCGCCGGCGTCACGATCCAGATCGCCGGTCCGTTCGGGACGTTCTCGACGGCGACCGACGCGGACGGCAACTTCTCGTTCACGGGGCTCGCGCCCGCCGCGTACGTGCTCTCCGAGGTCGTCCCCGACGGCTACCACCAGACGTTCCCGGGCCCGCCCGGCACGATCGACGTCGCCCTTTCGGCGGGACAGACCGCATCCGTCCTCTTCGGCAACCAGCTGCTCGCCGCGACAGGCACGATCACCGGCCTGAAATTCAACGACGCCAACGGCAACGGCGCGCAGGACGCGGGAGAGTCGGGAGTCGCGGGCGTGACCATCAATCTCCTCGCCGCGTCGGGCGGGGCGCTCGTCGCGACGACGACGACCGGCGCCGACGGGTCTTTCACCTTCACCGCGGTCGCGGCCGGCGACTACCAGGTCGCCGAGGTGGTCCCCGAAGGGTCCGTCCAGACGCTCCCCGGAGGATCGGGAATGGTGCCGGTGACGGTCGCGGCGGGGGAGACGGCGTCCGGCGTCCTCTTCGGGAACCGCTCGACGACGACGGGCACGATCTCCGGGTTCATCTTCTACGACCTGAACAAGAACCGGATCCAGGACAACGGCGAGCAGCCGTTCCCGGACGTCACGGTTCGGCTCAAGGACGCCTCGGGGACGGTCGTCGCGACCGCGGTCACCGATTCGACGGGGCATTTCACGTTCTCCGGCGTGGCTCCCGGCGACTACACGCTTTCGCCGGTTCCCCCGACCAGCTTTTTCCAGACCGTGCCGCCGAACAACGCGCCGATCTCGGTGCACCTCGAGCCCGGCGGGACGGTTTCGAACCTCGTATTCGCGTTGACGTGCTGACGGCCCAACAGAGATTGTGCGGAGGACGATGATGGATCGGCGACTTGGAACT
Proteins encoded:
- a CDS encoding SdrD B-like domain-containing protein yields the protein MSFPRIISRAGGSVAVVLAAASLAAAAPNRASVRLPSSPAIRGITRASVAAPAAAAASSIGIVAVVDSSGAPADGNVFPSRDQVYLTGGPLDPSCSIGALPDGAWFYQVTDASGDTLLSGAPRALEVSGGVIVSAEGATSGTDACGSEIVALSPFDRAPHGSGNYRVWLTPAADLQTGSSCGAGCYFGFLPVFSITQTFAVREDSRCRTTHCLSGIVFSDENGNGLRDSGEPGLAGVVISATDGHGISATAVSGPDGTWSICGLPETQYTVSETVPAGYSQTAPFATVQISRYLASVASDSGGTFSVTFCNESFENLAFGNAALPGSISGTKFNDANGNGLPDAGEAGVAGVTINLFAGDSASGAPAATATTDANGAFSFGDLAAGTYALTEDLPAGYRQTVPGGDGALVVALAPGQSMTDALFGNQLATGAITGTKFDDVNGNGVRDAGEAGLAGVTIQIAGPFGTFSTATDADGNFSFTGLAPAAYVLSEVVPDGYHQTFPGPPGTIDVALSAGQTASVLFGNQLLAATGTITGLKFNDANGNGAQDAGESGVAGVTINLLAASGGALVATTTTGADGSFTFTAVAAGDYQVAEVVPEGSVQTLPGGSGMVPVTVAAGETASGVLFGNRSTTTGTISGFIFYDLNKNRIQDNGEQPFPDVTVRLKDASGTVVATAVTDSTGHFTFSGVAPGDYTLSPVPPTSFFQTVPPNNAPISVHLEPGGTVSNLVFALTC